ACAggtaatacagctagtactCTTCTCTCCTCCTCTGATATGACAGGTAATACAGCTCGTGCTCTTTTTTCTTTCTTTGATATGAAAGGTAATACATCAAGTACCGTTCTCTCTTCCTTTGATATGAAAGGTAATACATCTAGTACTCTTTGCTCTTTCTTTGATATAACAggtaatacagctagtactCTTCTCTCTTCCTTTTGTATGACAGGTAATACAGCTAGTGTTCTTTTTCCTCCTTTGATATGACAGATAATACAGCAAGTACTCTTCTCTCCTCCTCTGATAAGACAGGTAATACAGCTAGTGCTCTTTTCTTTTCTTTTGATATGACGAGTAATACAGTAAGTACTTTTCTCTCCTTCTTTTATATGACAggtaatacagctagtactCTTCTCTCCTCCTCTGATATGACAGGTAATACAGCTCGTGCTCTTTTTTCTTTCTTTGATATGAAAGGTAATACATCAAGTACCGTTCTCTCTTCCTTTGATATGAAAGGTAATACATCTAGTACTCTTTTCTCTTTCTTTGATATAACAggtaatacagctagtattCTTCTCTCTTCCTTTTGTATGACAGGTAATACAGCTAGTGCTCTTTTCTTCTCTTTTGATATGACAAGTAATACAGCAAGtacttttctctctttcttttgtATGACAGGTAATACAACaagtaattttttttcttcCTTTTGTATGACAGGTAACACACTAGTTCTCTTTTCTGCTTCAACAGGCTAAAATCCATTTCAAATATTTATGCTCTATTGGCGTGTTTCATTGTCAATCATTGGCCAGTTGGTCAagtaactgttgttattttgTTGGATCAATTTTAGTTCATCTTGAATGCTTTTAGTGTTGCATATGCACCATACCTaagaaacattattttatttgaaaacccACTTGTTTAACACTGTAAAGTGTTACTTTAGACTAATCGTAGCAGAAATAATCACattataatagtattaatactgTAGCTTTTTAGAGTTATTTTAAAGTCAGGAAAGTGTTTAAAGCTCTTtcaattttctttcaaaaacaaatagaaaaaatagttgaaaatgaatTACATGCATAACCCTCACTGATCACTCATTGGACAATAACTTTACAAGCTGAATTCACCAttaatcattacacttcagtgGCTCCACATCGTTGCCACAACGTAATAGATTTCAAGAACCATCACCTCTTTTCTGCATTAGATATTCAATGTTATTGTTAATACAAGCCATAGACTACGAATGAAAAGACGAAAAAGTGTTCAATAATAACAGAGGAGTACCAGGTGGCTGCTAACAGATTGGTATGATGTCACAAAAACTTTCTAAATACACTTTGCTATAGTTTAGTAGTAAGAGATCACAGGTTATCGCTCTCTTTAGCCATAATTTAGGTGTTTGATTTATGCATAATAAAAAACTTCATGATAtaatagtttttgttttaacaACTGGTTTCTAAGCTACATTTGCTGACTTCCCAGTTAAAGAGACACTGCAGATGCATGTCTATGAGATCATTGTAGAATGTCAGTGCATAAAGGAAtacaataaatttaatacaggGATTTTATATGTAGATCtagattttttgtgtgaatcTAGAGCTCACATTtgttataaaatacaaatattcagATAATAGATACTGGAGAGGGCAAGTTGGTCGTATTGAATGCAACATAGAGCTTTTAGTTGGTGCTTGTAGATCTACGGTGAGTGTGATAAATGTATTATAATAGCCCTGACAAACACAGATTGAATACATGCTACATGCAGCTAGACAGAGCTTATGTGTTACAgttatattacataaaaatcCATTATTTGTAGTTCATACAATTAGCACTATTAATTAGTAACTGGCAGCTGAGAAATTGTCAATTATAATTGCTGAAAAAATAGATCCAACCATTGAGCCACCCGCTATAGACACTTATttatcttttgtacataaagtTTTACCCTTTCTCTGTTTTTGCCTTTTACTTGGATATCTTTCAGCAATCTCTTCTCTGTGCTTCTCATAGAAGTTTTCTTACTATGTCTTAATTAAGGTATTCATAGGTTCCTATTAGTTGATATTTGTTTATCATAAACCTGGTCCTAAACAGCAGCATAATTTTTAACTGGCATAATTTCTAGGCTTAAAGTtaactttttcataaaatagtATTGACTTTGTAGTTGATAAGATGAAATTTGAGTGATATCTTTACactctttactgtaataagagcagAATCCGACTGCTTGTCAATCTGAAGCCTAGCTAAAAGCGGTAAGAAAAAGAATGAACTCTCACCGGACTCAAACACAAGGTCTGAGATTCAAAGGCACATGCAgtaccactacaccactcaatCACCTTGCTGCCCCATAAAATAATCATGGCTTTAGTGatttacacatgacaatctcacACCTTACAAATGAGAAATATAgcataacttttatatatactagtaggcAGCTAGTGTTctagtatatattaaaaaatcatGCTTGTCATCTTGCTTAACCAACATCATCAAAAATCTCTGCTGAAATGCTAGCTGTTTGATGTTTATCTATGAAGGACCCTGCaccaaactatttattttaaaaggTATATTCCttgatataatttattttataaatatcagACATCAATTTGTAACCAGTGTAAGCTAGGGCTATATTTTTGAAAGTCTGAGCTGACTTGATTAAAAATGTAAGAACAATTTTTGTCAGTGCAggtaatataaatttaaaaaatgtcatTGACTGAAAACCTGcattaaacaaagtttttgtaTCTGTGTGACAGTCAAAAATTAGCCAATGGAATTGTTTAGCTTACTTTTTACAATAGCATTTGTGTTTTTGCTTTCTGTATGACTCTAAAAGAGTGCTTAAACTTCATACAAAAAGCTATTAATTAGCCTGAAAACTTTAGCTCGGTTAAATATGGATgaattttttccattatcaaatatattatttaataatgaataatattcAGTTAAATATGGATAAAATTTATTCAGCCAACTGTGGTGCATTAATCATGAGATAAATTTATAGCCACTGAGCAATATCTCATctgtaaaaaaattgttgtagTCGGTTTAACAGAGTtctgaaaaaaaaatcaaatcatcgactcaaaaaaaactaaaaattgaacAGCTATAGCAGTTATATTTATGATAGCAGCAGGCTAAAAAATGTTATGTTGTAAACAACTTAATACTTTATATGAAATGTTTTTCTGTCAACATAAAACAGGATAATCCTTGGTGATAAGCTTCCTACCGTAGGGTAATTAAAACAGAAAGCCTAGAGTTATTCacatttatcattataaaacatTCCTCGCCAATCTTGTTTTGGCATGAACCAATGAGCCACATTCTACTTAACTGGGACAAGATTCGTAGATGGCTCTAAATGAGGAAGCAGGGAACCTTAACTGGGCCACTGGGTAAACACGTGCACAGCTCACTCACCACTCAGCCTGTTTCTAGAATGTAACAATATAGAACAGACAGATGTAGCTCCATCCTTCTATAATGATTAAAATAACCATCCTACACTGTAGCTGCTCTCAATGTAAAAATCAATTACCAGTCTAAGCATTTAAAGTAACACTAGGTCTTTCATAGATTAGCTGGATCAGAACAACTATAGTCACAGGTCATGCATGCTTGATggtaacttttttataattgataaattacaaaaaaatctcTAGTCagtgttattgtttttatatgATATTTCAGCTATTGACAGAAAGCAAAGATAAAAGTCAATAAATCAAAAGATAAAGGCAGATACAGAAAAGGTACTGGCTGTGTTACGATGGAAGACAGGTGAGACAGAGTGCTGTTCAAAATAATATGCTTATGTTTGCATACTAATCTTTGTTGATTAATATTACTTAGTGTTATAAGACTGTTAGAAGATGAAGTTTGGTGATAAGATAATTAGAAAATCTTGTAAGCTGTGACACGCTGAACCTCCTTTTCTACAGTATAAATGTGAAAGCAAGGAAGCAGCTGTAATGTAGTGATCTAGAACACCTGACCAGCAAACAAGAAGACGGGGTTCTGGTTTTTGAAAAGGCTATCAATGCTAGTACTAACATCATTTAATCTTTATTTGCTGAGATTGTTGGCAGATACAGGTCTGGTACATTTTAGGCACCTGAACTGATTTTTAACTTGGCCTAGTTCATGCCCTGTGACTTTTGCTCAGATGTATTGGCAGTGCCTTTCATTTGATGCAGATAAATCACCAGTGAAAGAAGAACTCAGCCTAGCCATGCTTTCATGTTTTGGCAGAGTTGTAAATCTTTGGCAATATCCTTTACATGCAGTTCCTCATACCTAAATATAATGAAATTGTGTATGCCTACTGTAGGCTCTCTAGCATGATCTGGGCAGCAGACTGAAGGCTATATAGTAAGTTATATAAAGTGGTTTGGCAAGTAGTTTGAAGGTTATGTAGCAACAGCTTACAATTTGTATAACTAGTTGGCAAGGCAACAACATGTTTTTGAATGGagaatataaaaattaaaatttttaatcttttacaatgctattagattaccaacttttaaaacacattgGTTCAACATTGgttcaataattcctgatttttgtttattatttttctttttttggcaTGTAATTAAGAACATCCTTTTGCTGTTGATTAccaatgttgattaaaagttttacatacaTAAGAACTTGAAGTAAAACTGACGAACAAGTTTGAGGCGGTTTTGAAAACTAGTGAAGCCATCTAAAGAGAGCTTCCAGCACTAATAAAATTGATGGAGGTCtatgaattaaaaataaatcttttcaataaaagtctaaaagaGTATATTAACACAATTGCTGCATTCCATCAATTTCCCCATCATTTCTGTCCCTTCCATCATTAATGCCGCAAAATCTAGTTTGTGTTCAGCGGTTTTGAGTGCCAAGCATATGAATTACTCCTTAGGAGGGTGTAAAGAAATACACACATAATGAACCAAAGAATAGGCGGTGAATCGATAGACAATTGTTCATTATAGTTAAATTCTTTCAACAAACCCTTCAAAAACATTACTCTCTGCACCATGTAGGTCAACCAAAATTTTTAATGGCTTTCCTGTAGTTAtgcataatttaaaattattttcataaattgatttttactaTCACTTACAAAAAAGTAGTTTTTTTAGAGCTGTTCTTCACTAATTTATAAAGATACAAAGTCATAAATTTAGTAAATGCcaaaaaaactcataaaaaatcAAAGTTCCAATAAATATAACTAATTAACATTAACCAATTAACATAATCAATATGCCTAATGCTATGGAAAGATAATGAACAGAACACAAAAGACATAAAATTAACATATGcaatcaaacctctacttacctGTATTAGAATTTCTAACATACAATGAGAACTACTTTAAGCAACATAATTTAATATAGTGATAAAATTTGGGGTGCTAGAACCACTTTATTCTTTTTGTAAACTACCTTGTATTAAGTTGTTCATTTGCCTAATTTCCTTTTGTTGTGTTTCAGGTACTTTTGGCATGTTACATCATGTTTTTATACCAGTTGTTTGAATTCAAAActtattgattttttgtttttacttcTTCACATGTAATTTAGCAGACGGTTTGTTTGAACTGAAGTACTTAACAAAGAGATGTATAGCTTAATATCATGCacttaaataattaaatttgagTGCTTTTACTTTAATAATGCCGCCAAAAGCTAAAGAATGAAATAATTATtacttaaaaaaatttcaaaaactgaCTGACAGCTGTATAAAAAAGTATCCGCTTGTTTTATTAGTACATTGACTAACTGTTTTCACAATAGTACAaataaagaaaagaaaaatataattttatttgagcAACATTCATTAgaaaaactaatatttcatttgtaaTTTGTCtgagtatttaaaaaaaatcaacttTCCAAAATTTGCTGATAGGAGACCGtcttaaaatagtttaaaaagattttatatacatattttttaatatgtcaACGAAATAGTatgttttatatacaataaactagGCATTTTTAAAGTTGCTAAGATAGTCTTGTTAGTGACTCCTCTTCTCTTTTAAAAGTTAATGTTGTCTTAAAACCTCTGTCATTGGTGGCTTCATTaggtttaattttaatttgtagCAATGGTGCTACTACACAATCATGATTACATAATTAGACAATTCCTTAACTAAACCATTCTCATTAAGCTAAACCAGGTCTTGATAAAATAATCAAACATAATGCTTCTGGTGTTATCTATGCAAAACCAAACTTTTGATCAGATTTGTAGAGTACTGCTTGCTTATAAAAAATACCTGATAGTCTTATTTCTAAACTTAAAGGCAAATGTTATCTTGAGTGCGGCTGATATAAGTCAACTAAGCACTCATATTTTATTAGTGAGAAATTAACTTTCtacaaacatatttttacagaaaaaactGGTCATTTGTCATGTTCTGATGGCAACAGTTCAGTTTCTGCTTAGTTCAGTAAAATCTGTCTGGTATATCTTTTTGATAGCACAGGCAAAATAACGGGCGCTTATAAACATATACAGTTATAGgaatatatctgtatatatggctaaatatataaatttttggaatttttaacaaaatattttcaaaattgtttTAGAATCTGTTTTTTTATATCTAGAGTAAAAACAATATGTGAACCTTTAAAAGCCCTCTTACCTAGCTTGATTATCAGACTCGTATGCAAAATGATACaatcatatacacatacatacttaTAGCCAAAAAGTAAAAAGCTAAGCTTCGatgaaattatatgtaactaaaAGCTCAAGAAGTCATTGACAAGAAAAAACGAAGAAACCGtatgttttttggtaaaatCTTGACTGTTTTTCGTTCAATAAATTTTGTGAAATATTACCTAGTGTCACACTATTTGTGGTTTACAGCAATCCGTTATGTTATGTTTGTTACTCCTCAGCCCATGCCTCCATTGTTACAGAcccttattttgtatttttctaagAGAGTTGAAAGATTTGCGGGTCTAGACAATAACATTGTAATATGTGATAATCTAAAGTTAGCTGTCAGATTAGCATGCTAAGCAGTTGCAGGAGATCTGATAAATTAGTCAACGGAAAAACACATTTCTAGTCAGAAGAGGTTAGAATGTGAGATTTAATATATTTGCTAGTACACTCAACAATTTATTGttctttgtaatatttttaaagacgGTCATCATTAAAATGGCTCAAATAGTGTTGAAAAGTAAAACAGGTTTTATTACTTTATAATTGATCCTAAACCCAATAATGCAtttttatacaataaatattcaTCAGGCTCTACTTTCTTACATTTGTGTTCATCCCTTTCTATATTTTGCCTGCAGCAGAGGTAAAATATAGACTTGTCACTATGgccatttttatattaaaaatgagtTTGACTCTATTACCACTTCTAAAACAAGACATAGCTTGACATTTACACTCTTGCTATAAgagaaaaaaatttgatgtttttacCTCAAATCTATGGTTTGAAAAGTCAATAGTCTTACATCACAGCCACTTCTCATCATATATAAGTCATCATCATATCAAAATAATAATCTTCTATTATATGTGTCAAGCCTAACTCTCTTTCCAAAGCCATATATGTCATTGTAGTATATGACaaagtcatatatatatacattacagcACAGATGTTTAgtattattaattaaagctacattttgcagttttaaatttcatgtaAGATTGAATCTTTCATTACTCATGCAGACACCAAAAGGGACAGTTTTGCAGGATCTCATATCAACTTGTGTGTGACATCATCATCTTGGAATACTGCTCGACAATAACCCAATATTACAATTAACGTGCATGCATGACATTTCTCCCTGTTGTAGATGTTGCATTGGTTAGATTATCAGATACTTGTTGAGTAGATCTATGTAGATCGACTGATAGAAATCTGTAGACAGTAGATCTGTGTAGCAAGGctaaacaactttttaaaactgatttaaatttctaatattattttgttgtttctgcAGACAGGCAAACAACAGTTTTCCCAATGAGGGATTCGCAAGTTGCCAGAGCCAGCTTCATTGGTCCCACAGTTCTCTAGAGGTAAATATGTTACAACCATCAAAAGCTTAAGAATTCTGAGGTCATGCTAATACGTAGTTATAAGACAGACTTAAAAAACAGCATAAGCTATCATCGCATAGGCTTACTTAGTAAAGCTCATAAATCTACTTTGTCAGAATCAATAAAATGCATTTGCTACTCTGGCTCGCCAGTGCCTTCTATTATCAGTATATAGTACAAGTACTGTAGGCCAATGGTTTGGCTGCCTTCATCACTGTGTCGTTTTTAGCAGTAGTATTATGTATCTTATAGTGAGGTGAATGTGTTATGTGATCTTATAGTGAACTTTTTTTTACTTGTCTGTTGATTTAAGATAATTTCTGAGATATTTGTTAGGAGTTATTCTTTAAAGCATTGTTAATTTAAAATTGCATAATGTTGGGTGTAAAATGCTAAAATAAGGATGCAGTGGTGTGGAAATTTCTCGCTCAACGAAAGAATAACACATTGCTACAATTATTTGGTTCAGAAAATGCTAACAGTTTTTCTTACAGTACGTGTCAAGAGGGTTTTGCTCCTAAGAAGCATTTGAAATGCAAACATCCATTGAACCAACTTGAATCATTTTCTGTTTGCCAGTCTATTTAGTTACCATGAAAGTTAAATGAAGCACATTTAACAGAAAGTCAAAAGGGTGGCAAATTTAACACCTTGTGTTCTGTACTCTGACATACGTGGATCTTTGCAAACCATTATAGATTTCCAGCTATTTAGTAAAATCTTATGGTTATGTTAAAATCAGATGATCACAAAGTTGTGAATTTGAGATGAAACTAAGGGCAACGTTGTAGTAAATTTAGGCACAATGAAACTCAGtaaaaataatgatattaatgaAAGTAGTCATATTGTGAACATTTGTCTGCAACAAATGATGTTTCCAAATTAATGATTGTAGATAAAATACTTTTATGCTATAAGCTCGCGATTGTTGAAAAGTTCAATACATTTTCCCCGAATTTTTATAGGCTCAAACAAAAACTTCAATTGCTTCCTCCACTAACACTGAGTTGACAACTCTAATCATACCTGCTAAGACTTTAGAACTCAATATTGTTATACCTAAAGCTTCTCTAACTTCTGTATGTAATAATACACATATTCCTTTTGTAGCTGTGATAGTAGTGGTCAGCACTCAACAATAGTTAGTTGACTATTGTATAGAGTTGAGGTGTGCCATAAAGCTTGCATCTCAAATATCATTACTACTTAGCAATACGTGAAATAATAATGTAAGCCAtgctatttgtttttctttatttatatatttgaactTAATATATTCTATATTGTGCAACCTGCtttcaaaaacatatttaatgTAATAccttattaatataaaatatgtatttattttttgcacATATATTAGTCGATTCAGGTTATTCATGCTTGTTTCTGGATTTGAATATGCTAATTTCATACtgcaataatattttaaactgCATAATAAGTTAGCTTACTCTTTTAAGGTAGATTGAATTTAGTCCCATGCGTGTAGCAGCTCTGTTTATACCCTCTTGCAACAAATATGGAACGCACACCTGTTATAGTTGTTAGtaaaatcaaaatataaaaactagcaACACTTTCATAGAGACTGATTGCTAATCAATTCAACATCCTCAATGTAAGTTATATGCATTGTAGAATTTCTCATCGGCTTTTGCCCAGCAAAGCTGTAATGACTATTTGAAACCCAAGAATACACCAAACTCAGACCCAAGCTATTCAAAAGCTTCAGGAAGTGCTCAACAGAAACCTTATTCACAAAGTATACAACTTACTTCATTGATAATTCACATTTATAGACCTTTTGACACAAATATTGAAATGAGGAATATTGGCTATGTAATAAGTTTAAATCAATATggcattatatttatttagtagCAGTTTGACATTACTGACTTTTAAACTACCCAAAAATATACTGCCCAGCAAGACAAAATGGTGGTTAAATGAACAGTTCGTAAAAAAATGAATGTTGGTTCTCACTAATGTTCATAAATGACATGGATATGTCATTGGCTGATAACTCACTAAAACTGGTGTGTACaccttttactttttatttttggttAGCATTGTGAATAGATATACATCTCACAAATTTGTTTTTCAATGCCTAGTACTGAACCGTTAACCAAATAACTTAAAGCAGTTTTGGTATATCTATTTCATCAGAACTGAAGTCTAAAAAAATTGACTTACAACAAATAACTTGCTTAGTTAACTTGTATCAAATATCTTGTAGTAAGTTGACATAGCTGTTGGCTCTTTTGATTTGTAGTGAGCAAATCATCCAAGTATTGCCTTACTAAAAGGCATATTCACAGAGTTTGTGTTCAGAAAACAGTATTCAATGACAGGTTTCTTCTCCAGAAAAATATATCACAATCATTAAAAGTGCTGATTTGTTTCTAGGACCTTAATTTCTAAAAATAATTGAATCCGTAATTAAATTGGGGAAAATATTTTGACCAGTCTCTGTCATTCCGATAAAATTGTCTCAAGTTATAAACCATGTTGGTTTTGTAGATATTGTAATAGAAAAGAAGAAATGCATAGCAGTTACTATCATCCTTGTCTGTGTGTTTACCACAATCATTGTGGGCGGTTTTACCTTCATGGGAAAACATTTATCAGGTTGGTCAagatataaacacatatttATCATATTCAATCGGAAACACCATTGTATAAATCTTGATAACGTCGTTTGTTCGAATATCTTTATTTAGCAATTTTGTTTCTCAagtataaaacatatatttgaCATTGCTTGACTGAATGCATTTTTTACACAAGAAAGCAGTACAAATGCTTTGTTTTGGATAAAAAGTGATACTAATAAAGTTACGCCTTAAAGATTGCAATGAACTTAGCTTGACCTCGGTAGATCTACTGTAAGTGTTACTCTCAAGGGCACCACTTTGTGCACTGTGCTACATTTATACATTGATGAGACAATAAAAATACTGCGAATTCTCAAAAAATGGATGATTTCAAAAACTactgtttttaaaatcatcaatTGATTCCCGGTGATTTTAAAAACTACTGCTTTTAAAATCACCGGAAAGAGAAAATGTTCTAATGACAAagatataaaagaaaaaaagtcGCAGAAAACGCTCGTCAAAAATCAACAAGATAAAATATGCTCTGTGTATTAGGACAATCAAACTATCACCAATATTTTAGAGTTAGCTGTCAAATAAGAAAGCACTCCAGCAGTCAGAGTAAGCAAAATACCGTAGCAAAAATACCGAGTGAAAGTTATCTCTACAGAAGAAAAGTCTCAGAAAAAACTGCCGTTGATGGCTGTGAAAAAATAAAAGGATTAGAATGGGTAAAAACTCACAAGAATTGAGCTGCTGAAGAGTTCTCTGCAGCTTATCAGATGCAtgctaaataatattttatgttttactaACCAAGTGTGCTTGTTACTTCTTTTCTTGTAAAGGTAGCCTATGAAGGGTGACacacaaaaatattcaaaacatGTGTACCTATGTTTCTTATTAAACTTAAAATATGTAGTGACTCTCAAATTTTGGTTGCAGAAAATGCTGGCACTGATAGCAATATTGATGCAATTCTTAAACCTTCCACCACCACATCAGATTTTGGTGAAGACGCTAGCTGGCCAACTACTACAGAAACTCTCTCAGCAATGAGCGTTTCTGGTGAACCTGACACTACTCCATTCACAGCTACCAGTCCTGTAGAGTGCTGCACTGCTCAAAATCTATCTGAATACTGGAGGATGGAGCACCATGGAGGTGATATAAGGCCACGACTTGATCCAGAGTCTGAGATTGGATACGCGTGTGATTTCCATGAGAGCTTAGAATGGTTTCGCTTTGTAGGAGCAGCAGGTATGTCATTTAGACATTTGAAACTTAGTAAAGACTGAATATCTTGGAATATACAAAGAATAGTccacatataatatttttagaaTACAGCATaatcaaaacataatattaatcAACATAAATCTAATTGAGTTACAGAATTCATGCAAATGTAAAAGCTTATCATTATTCTATAATAGCTGACGTTTCCTAACCTTGTTTTGGTTTCACATGATTTCATGAAGCACTGTACTGATAGAAGATAGGAGCTGCTGCTTCATTTAACACTCCATATAATAAAGAGTTTTTAGTGTGCTCAAGTCACTTAttgcataaaataaaattgattgttttttgttattattgctgCAAACCAGTAGATGGTCAAGCAAGATGATGAGTACACATGAGatgttttttaacaattttacatAGAAAAGGCTGAAGTAGGcaattaaatttatctttcaaaaCACTTTTTGCAGTTAGATGTGAAAATGTGTTGTgcctttatttatttttgattttatgaAAACCAAGTTAACATATTACATAGGTGCCCTTTTCTTCGTCGCACAAAGCTTCTGGCCATTCTCTAGAATTTACACACCCTCTATGTAACCGGACTACATAGTTAATTACAGTTGCACTGTCTTAATAGCTACAAGTCATCTGCCATTTCCATATTATGTGTGTTCATAAGCTGGCTTAGGAGCTTTTATTAAACACTGTCTAACCACCATTTTTATTGCTTCTTCACcatttgaaaattgaaaaatatatcataGGCTGAAAATGGTCTTTCTTCCAGTTGCAGTTGGCTGtaaaaaacattataaaatttattgacAACAATAAATGCAACTCATACTTGCAGGAAACCGTTTTTTAAACACATGCCCACCCTTCAGAAGTTGTGGAGGGCAATTCTCTTTCTGGACAGATTCGGAAATGCTTCAAAAGATTGGAGTCGTCTCTCGTATATTTGTATATTCGAGATATTCTGAGGAAACTAACTGGAGCTGCAGAGGGGCTATCGAGGATGCATATGTAATAAGATGCTCATGGGACACTGATTATGATTTTGTGTACAGAGTTGATGGCCCAAACGAGAACGAATGTTTTGCCGCATTCTGTGGCATGAGCTAAGTATACTGGCTGGTGCAGTTTCTTACAGTTAGTCTCTGCAAGTCAGTATTCTGTCCATAGATACCTTGTTGCTTGATATTCTATTAGCTCGCTGAATGTATTTATAATCTttcattttttcgtgacgtcattttatcgttgtcggccatctttctagacaattttatcattagaaacacgaagcttttgcaatgataatttgaaaacaatgttttttgttggcaatttttttttattatagtatcaaaacaacacttaaaattactaacaaatcaaagaaaaacaatcattttctacaaatatggcggctttttcttgaatgagcgcatgtgcaaacgacttgatgacgtcaaaaaattGATGGATAGGTTTGCATCACCAACAAACAATAACGAAATACTAAAAGCATACATATTCAAGAGTCACACACCCAAACATTGTTTTGATATGTCATGCATCAAAAAAGTTTTCCAGCATGTACCAGACACCATAAACTAAAAAATGCATGCAAAGCAACAACAATATGTtgaaaattttttgtatttttatgacTTCTTGTAATGTTCACAAtacttgtaataaaatatatggtATCTTTTATACCATAGGAGTGT
The genomic region above belongs to Watersipora subatra chromosome 1, tzWatSuba1.1, whole genome shotgun sequence and contains:
- the LOC137385487 gene encoding uromodulin-like, translating into MGKHLSENAGTDSNIDAILKPSTTTSDFGEDASWPTTTETLSAMSVSGEPDTTPFTATSPVECCTAQNLSEYWRMEHHGGDIRPRLDPESEIGYACDFHESLEWFRFVGAAGNRFLNTCPPFRSCGGQFSFWTDSEMLQKIGVVSRIFVYSRYSEETNWSCRGAIEDAYVIRCSWDTDYDFVYRVDGPNENECFAAFCGMS